One Ochotona princeps isolate mOchPri1 chromosome 29, mOchPri1.hap1, whole genome shotgun sequence genomic region harbors:
- the SUDS3 gene encoding sin3 histone deacetylase corepressor complex component SDS3, with the protein MSAAGLLAPAPAPAGAPPAPEYFPEEDEELESAEDDERSCRGRESDEDTEDASETDLAKHDEEDYVEMKEQMYQDKLASLKRQLQQLQEGTLQEYQKRMKKLDQQYKERIRNAELFLQLETEQVERNYIKEKKAAVKEFEDKKVELKENLIAELEEKKKMIENEKLTMELTGDSMEVKPIMTRKLRRRPNDPVPIPDKRRKPAPAQLNYLLTDEQIMEDLRTLNKLKSPKRPASPSSPEHLPATPAESPAQRFEARIEDGKLYYDKRWYHKSQAIYLESKDNQKLSCVISSVGANEIWVRKTSDSTKMRIYLGQLQRGLFVIRRRSAA; encoded by the exons ATGAGCGCGGCGGGGCTGCTGGCTCCGGCCCCGGCACCGGCCGGAGCGCCGCCGGCTCCCGAGTACTTCCCTGAGGAGGACGAGGAGCTGGAGAGCGCCGAGGACGACGAGCGCAGCTGCCGGGGCCGCGAGTCGGACGAAG ACACGGAGGATGCCAGCGAAACCGACTTGGCCAAGCATGACGAGGAAGACTACGTGGAGATGAAGGAACA GATGTATCAGGACAAACTGGCTTCTCTGAAGAGGCAGttgcagcagctgcaggaag GTACACTGCAGGAATatcaaaagagaatgaagaaactGGATCAGCAGTACAAGGAAAGGATCCGGAATGCAG aACTTTTCCTCCAGCTGGAA ACTGAACAAGTAGAGAGAAATTACATTAAAGAAAAGAAGGCAGCAGTGAAAGAGTTTGAAGACAAGAAGGTTGAGCTGAAGGAGAACCTGATTGCTGAgctggaagaaaagaagaaaatgattgaAAATGAAAAGCTGACGATGGAACTGACCGGAG ATTCTATGGAGGTGAAGCCCATCATGACCAGAAAGCTGCGGCGACGACCGAACGATCCTGTCCCCATCCCAGACAAGCGGAGAAAGCCTGCTCCTG CTCAGCTAAACTATTTGTTAACAGATGAACAGATTATGGAGGATCTGAGGACATTAAATAAG CTTAAGTCACCCAAGAGACCAG CGTCCCCGTCCTCTCCTGAACACTTGCCTGCTACGCCTGCAGAGTCTCCTGCCCAGCGATTTGAAGCGCGGATAGAAGATGGCAAACTGTACTATGACAAAAGATG GTACCACAAGAGCCAAGCCATCTACCTAGAGTCAAAGGACAACCAGAAACTGAGCTGTGTGATCAGCTCAGTCGGAGCCAATGAG